AGCCCGCCGTGCGCCCCCACCAGCTCCACCACCCGCGCGATCTGCTCGTCCGTGGGCTCAGCGGCGCCAAAGAGCTCCTCCACCTCCGCCCTTTCGGCCGCGGAAAGGCGCGGCAGGATGGCGATCAGCGGGAGCGTAACTTTGTGCTCGCGCAGGTCCAGCCCGCTCGGCTTCCCCGTCTGCTCCGAGTCGGCCGTGTAGTCCAGCAGGTCGTCCGCGATCTGGAAGGCGAGCCCCAGCTCGCGCCCAAAGGTGCGCAGCTGCTCGCGGTGCTCCGGCGCGCCCGTAAGCGCGCCCAGCTCGCACGCGGCCGCCATCAGCGAGGCCGTCTTGCTGTCGATCAGCCGGTAGTAGTCCGCCTCGCCGAAGTCCAGCGCGTCGTGCGAGGAGAGCTGCCGCATCTCCCCCACCGTCATCGCGTTGGCCGCGTCGGCCAGCACGCGGATCGGCTCGATCTCGCCCAGCCGCGTGATCTCGGTGATGGAGCGCGAGTACAGGTAGTCGCCCATGATGATGGCGACCTGGTGGCTCCAGAGGGCGTTGACCGTGGGCATTCCGCGGCGCAGCACCGAGTGGTCCACCGCGTCGTCGTGCACCAGCGTGGCGAGGTGCACCAGCTCCACGATGGCCGCCAGCGTCTCCGCGCGCGCGGAGGGGCGCCCCTCCAGCTCGTCGCACAGCAGGAGGAGCCCCGGGCGGAAGAGCTTCCCGCGGATCTTGGCGAGGTACGCGTTGACCTCCTCCAGGGGAGCGAAGTCCGAGACGACGATGCGCCGGATCTCGTCCACCACGGCGTCGAGCCGTTCGCGGATGGGGGCCTGGACGTCGGAAAGGCGGGGCGGAGCCGTGCGCAGCGTCATGCCATGGGAGGCCTGGATTTACCTGCCGGAACGCGGCAACCTAACCGCGGCGCACGGTGGTGTCAAAAACCCGTCGCCCGCCCGGCGCCCCGCAGCGCATCCGCGCGCGCCGCCGCGTCGCGGAAGCGGATGTCCACCGAGAGGACGCGCTCGTACAGCTCCACCGCCTGCGCGGAGTTCCCCAGCGCCTCGTGGCTGCGGCCCAGGAGGTAGAGCACGCCCACCAGCTCCGCGTCGGCCACCTCCGGAAGCCGCAGTGCGCGCTCCAGCACGCGGCTCGCCACCGGGTACTGCCCCTTCTCCACGAAGCACTGCCCCAGCACCTCCAGCGTGGCCAGCGGGTTGGCCCCGCCGCGCAGCGCCACCTGGAACTCGGCGATGGCCTCGTCGATCAGCCCCATCTCCTTGAAGGCGAGCCCCAGGTCGTAGTGGCTGGAGGAGTCCTCCGCCTCGATGTTCTCCGCGACTTTCTGGCGGAAGTGGGCCAGCATGTCCGCGAAGTCGCGGTCCTCGTCCCCTGTGGGCTCCTTTTCTTCGACGATGAAGCGCGTGGTCGGTGCCCGCTCGTCCTCGTCGCCCAGGATGAGCGCGCCCAGGTCCACGTACTCGTTCGCGGGGGCGGATGGGGGCGGCGGAGGCGGGGGCGGAGGCGCGGCGGCCCTGGCGCGGCGCGCGGCGTCGTCCATCGCCTCCAGCGCCCCGCGGGCCTCGGGGTTGTACGCCTCTATCTCCAGCACGCGCCCGTAGACGGCGCGCGCCTTGTCCCGCGAGCCGCCCGTCTCGAAGAAGCGGGCGAGCGCCAGGTACCCGTCCACCATCGCCGAGCGGTCGCCGGACCGGAACGCGTACTCCACCCGCTTCTGCAGGAGGTGTCCCTCGCCGGGGTTGAGGCGGATGAGCTGCGAGATCGGCCCGACCGCTTCGCGAAAGAGCCCCTGCGCCGCGAGCGCCCGGTGCGCCTCGTCCAGGATGCGCGGCACCTCGTCGTGCGCGCCGCGCTCGTGGAGGAGGTCGATCAGCGCGTCGCGCGCCTCCGCGTCCTCGGGATTCGTCGCCACGCGCGAGCGGAGCTGCTCCAGCCTGTCGGGCGCGGGCGGCGCGGGCTCCGGCTCGAACGCCGGCAGCTCCACCGCGCCGAAGTCGCTCCCCACGTCCAGCATCGGGAGCGCATCCTCGTCCTCGTCGTCGATCAGCGGAAGTGGTTCGTCGTCCTCCTCGTCCGGCACCTGCAGGCTGACTTCGCCGTACGCGGCCGGATCCGGCGCCGCGTCGAAGTCGAGCAGGGGGAGGTCGTCCTCCTCCTCGCGCGGCTCTTCCTCCACCGGCGCGGGCGCGGCGTCGGGGCGGCTGAAGTCCATCGAGACCTCCAGCCCCTCGATCGACGGCAGCTCCACCGGCTCGTCGTCCCCGTCGATGGCCGCGCCGATCTCGAAGCCGGCGGGCGATTCGGGCGGCTCTGGAGCGGCGGGCCCGGCGACCCGGACCTTGCCGCCGTCGTACACGTCGAAGTCGTCGGACGCGGCCGCCTCGGTGGCCTGCGCCAGCGGCTCGATGCTGGCGAGTGCGTCGATCTCGCGGATCTGCGCGCGCACCGCATCCGCCGCCTCCTCGTCGCCGCGGCGGATGAGCGGGCCGAGCAGGGTGCGCAGCTGCACCACCGCCTCGTTGCGCTGGCCGTGCGCCAGGAGCTGGTCGGCGAGGAGGCGGCGGACCTCGGTGTCGTCGGGCGAGAGGTCCGCGAACTCCTTGAGTCCCTCGAACGACTCCTTGAGCTTCCCGGCGCGGCGCATCCGGTCCGCGTACTCCAGGAAGTTCTGGCGCGCGTCCGCCAGAAACCCCTTCGCCGCGCTGATCTGCCCCAGGCGCCGGTAGGTGTTGATGCGCCCCGGCACCAGCCGCAGGATCTTGCGGCAGAGCGCGATGGCGTTGTTGTACAGCCCCACCTCGACGTACGCGCTGACGGCCGCCTCGTACGCCTCCACCGCCCTGTCCGTCTCGTTGAGGCGGAGGTGCATGTCGCCGATGCGATTCCACAGGGCGATGTCGACCTCGCCGCCCTCGGGGCTCTCCAGGATCTGGCGGTACGCGCCGATGGCTTCGCGCCACTGGTCCCGCTGCTCATAGGCGCGAGCCTGGTCCCTCAGCTTTCCGATGTTCGCCATGAGCCCGGGGCGGGAGATTCCTGCTACGAAACGTGATACGTGCGACCGGCGAAGATAGCGCGCGGCGCAAGGGTTTGCCAACTGGCTCGGCCCGGCCCGGCCCGGCGACTGAAGTCGCGGCTACGACGGCACAAAGTCCGCCTTCGCGGACTCGCGGGCGAGATCCCGCCCGTATCCCCCGGTCCCTGCGCCGCACCCGTAGGGCGCGATTCATCGCGCCCACCCCTGACCTCCGCCTTCGACACAGATCCCGTAGGGGCCGCCCTACGTGGCTGCCCGTGCCATGCGATGCGCCGACGCCCGCATCCAGAAGCGAATGAATCCACGGTTGGAATCACACACCTCCGCCTCCGCGGACTCGAGGGCGAGATCCGCGATTGCCGAGTCGGCTTCAGCCGCCTTCCCGTAGTTCCAGCCGGGGGATTTATCCCCCGGCACTCCACGCGGCGCTTATGCCCGCCGCCCGGAGCCTGCGAAGGCAGGCTTCCCGCGGTCGTTGCAGCGGTTTCAACCGCCGGACTGCACCAGCTCCCCCCCCACCACCCGCACCCCCGCCTTCCACACCCCCTCCACCACCGGCGCCGCCAGCCGGTACGGGATCTCCCCCGCCGACCCGCAGCTCCAGAGCACCAGGTCGGCCGGGGCGCCGGGCGTGAGGGTCCCGCGGCCATCCGTGAGCTCGAGCGCCGCGGCACCGCCGGCGGTGGCGGCGCGGAGCGACTCGGCGGGCGACATCCCCATCCGCGAGCACGCGGCCGTCATCACGAAGGGGAGACTCGGTGTGGGCGAGGAGCCAGGATTGAAGTCCGTCGCCAGCGCCACGGTCGCGCCCGCATCCAGCAGCGCGCGGGCGGGGGCGAACTTGGGTCGGCCCAGGAAGAAGAGCGTCGCAGGGAGGAGCGTCGCCACCGTGCGCGACCCGGCCAGCGCCGCGATCCCCGCCTCCGACACGTCGCCTAGGTGGTCGGCGGATGCGGCGCCCAGCTCCACGGCCAGCTCGGCGCCGCCGCTCCCCTCCAGCTCGTCCGCGTGGATCTTGGGGCGCAGCCCGTGGTCGAGTCCCGCGCGCAGAATCCGCTCGCTCTGTGCGCGATCGAAGACGCCCGGCTCCATGAACACGTCGCAGAAGCGCGCCAGCTCCGCCTCCGCCACCGCCGGAATCATCTCCTCCACCAGCAGGTCCACGTAGGCGTCGCGCCGCTCGCGGTACTCCGGCGGCACCTCGTGAGCGCCGAGGAAGGTCGGGACCAGCTCGATCGGCTGCATGGACGCAAGGCGGCGGATCGCGCGCAGCGTCTTCAGCTCGTCCTCGGTGGACAAACCGTAGCCGCTCTTCACCTCGGCGGTCGTGATTCCGTTCGCCAGCAGGTCGCGCAGGCGCGGGAGGGCGAGCTCCACCAGCTCGTCCTCGCTGCGCGAGCGGAGGTCGCGCACCGATGCGTTGATCCCGCCGCCGCGCCGCGCGATCTCCATGTACGGCACGCCCTGACAGCGGAGCGCGTACTCCTCCGTGCGCCAGCGGCCGAAGACGGCGTGCGTATGCGAATCCACCAGCCCCGGCGTCAGCGTGCCCCCGGCGCAGTCCACCTCCGCCGCGCCGGGGTAGCGCGCGCGCAGCTCCGCCTCCGGGCCGACCTCCGCGATGCGCCCACCCGCCACCGCGACGGCCGCGCCTCGCACGGTGGCGGTGGGGTCCGCGTCCTCTGATTGGCGTGACGGCCCCGAGCAAACCGCGACCTCGGCGGCGCCGGTAAACAGGATGGTATCGAACGAACGGGTCATCGGCGCCCTGGCGAATACCGTTTGAGGAGGAGAAAAGAGCCTCACGCTGAGCCACAGAGAACAAAGGG
The DNA window shown above is from Longimicrobium sp. and carries:
- a CDS encoding polyprenyl synthetase family protein, coding for MTLRTAPPRLSDVQAPIRERLDAVVDEIRRIVVSDFAPLEEVNAYLAKIRGKLFRPGLLLLCDELEGRPSARAETLAAIVELVHLATLVHDDAVDHSVLRRGMPTVNALWSHQVAIIMGDYLYSRSITEITRLGEIEPIRVLADAANAMTVGEMRQLSSHDALDFGEADYYRLIDSKTASLMAAACELGALTGAPEHREQLRTFGRELGLAFQIADDLLDYTADSEQTGKPSGLDLREHKVTLPLIAILPRLSAAERAEVEELFGAAEPTDEQIARVVELVGAHGGLDYARSAALECAARAEEALEGLPEGPALDALRASIAHAVERRR
- a CDS encoding tetratricopeptide repeat protein; translation: MANIGKLRDQARAYEQRDQWREAIGAYRQILESPEGGEVDIALWNRIGDMHLRLNETDRAVEAYEAAVSAYVEVGLYNNAIALCRKILRLVPGRINTYRRLGQISAAKGFLADARQNFLEYADRMRRAGKLKESFEGLKEFADLSPDDTEVRRLLADQLLAHGQRNEAVVQLRTLLGPLIRRGDEEAADAVRAQIREIDALASIEPLAQATEAAASDDFDVYDGGKVRVAGPAAPEPPESPAGFEIGAAIDGDDEPVELPSIEGLEVSMDFSRPDAAPAPVEEEPREEEDDLPLLDFDAAPDPAAYGEVSLQVPDEEDDEPLPLIDDEDEDALPMLDVGSDFGAVELPAFEPEPAPPAPDRLEQLRSRVATNPEDAEARDALIDLLHERGAHDEVPRILDEAHRALAAQGLFREAVGPISQLIRLNPGEGHLLQKRVEYAFRSGDRSAMVDGYLALARFFETGGSRDKARAVYGRVLEIEAYNPEARGALEAMDDAARRARAAAPPPPPPPPPSAPANEYVDLGALILGDEDERAPTTRFIVEEKEPTGDEDRDFADMLAHFRQKVAENIEAEDSSSHYDLGLAFKEMGLIDEAIAEFQVALRGGANPLATLEVLGQCFVEKGQYPVASRVLERALRLPEVADAELVGVLYLLGRSHEALGNSAQAVELYERVLSVDIRFRDAAARADALRGAGRATGF
- the hutI gene encoding imidazolonepropionase, with protein sequence MTRSFDTILFTGAAEVAVCSGPSRQSEDADPTATVRGAAVAVAGGRIAEVGPEAELRARYPGAAEVDCAGGTLTPGLVDSHTHAVFGRWRTEEYALRCQGVPYMEIARRGGGINASVRDLRSRSEDELVELALPRLRDLLANGITTAEVKSGYGLSTEDELKTLRAIRRLASMQPIELVPTFLGAHEVPPEYRERRDAYVDLLVEEMIPAVAEAELARFCDVFMEPGVFDRAQSERILRAGLDHGLRPKIHADELEGSGGAELAVELGAASADHLGDVSEAGIAALAGSRTVATLLPATLFFLGRPKFAPARALLDAGATVALATDFNPGSSPTPSLPFVMTAACSRMGMSPAESLRAATAGGAAALELTDGRGTLTPGAPADLVLWSCGSAGEIPYRLAAPVVEGVWKAGVRVVGGELVQSGG